GCGCCTCATCTTATGAGAAAGGGGCAACGCCTTGTTTTCCCTGCCGAGGTTTGCGAGGAGGTGGAGTAGACAAAGTCCCTGACTATCTGTGCGAAGACCTCACCCCTGGAGTCTCGCCTGAGGTCTTTACCCACAATAACCGTGCACTCCCCAGCAATAAAAAGCCGCTGGGATAATCAGAGGGGTCAGCCCTTGACAACGGACAAGTCGTCGGGCACCAAATGCAAACCCCCATACCTCCATGACTTCTGGCTACGATATCCTGTGATGTCTCGTGTCAAGGGCCTGTTGCCCAAATCCCTGTCCCCCTTCTCGCCCGTCCCTGGTGGTTTTACTGCTTTGCATGCCCCGTGTCCTCAGTCCCCGCGGTGCACCGGGCATGGCCGGGTGTTTAGGTAGACTATGTCATCCTTTGCTCCATCATTTAGGTTACTGCCTCCGCCGTCTTGCCTCCGTGCCGGATCAGCGTCTGAATATTCTGGATCGCACACACGAGGTACTCCTGTATCGCAACTTTCCATAGTCCTCTCCAGCGGGCCCTGTCGAACCTGAAGCGGGTACTCCGGGCAAAAGAACGCTCCATGAGGTGCTGGCGGGTTTGCAGGTCTTTCTTCGCCTGATCGGATGTGGCGATCATCATCACAAGATCAAGCTCATCCTTGCGGACAGGTCTTTGCACGGTCCTCTGGCTCCTGCTCCTGGTGCACCCCGGTCTTAAGGGGCAAGATGAACAATCCTTTTTGGAGGCGCCATACTCTATGTTCTGCTTATTCTCATGGACCGTTCGTTTCTTCAAGACCTTCCCTGCCGGGCAGGTATAGGTATCGGTTTCTTTGTGGTAGGTAAACCGGTCTTCCGGGAATATACCTCGCCTGGAGCCGATATGTTCGTTGAGATGCTTTGCGACAGGCATATGGGGATTTATCTCTTTGTCGTGACAAACGAGAAGATTCTCCCCGCTTCCATACTGGCTGTCGGCAACCACCGTACTCACCTTCATGGTGGTATTCGCCTCATGGGTTTCGATGAGAGCTTCCATTTTACGTCCTTCACTGACGGAGCCGGTGGTGACTTCTACGGCGGTGATCACCTCACGAAGAGGATCAACTGCCCTATGGGTCTTATACCGGAGCTTTGCTTTGCCTCCCGCATGACGCACGATCGATGCGTCGGGGTCGGTGGTGGAGATGTGGCGGGCATTTATTCCATTGCCGGGCTCGGCAAGTCTCTTCTCCAACTCCCCATATCCCTCGCTCAAGCGTTTCTTGAGTGAGTCCATATCGACTATGGAATTATTGGACGCATCGGCATCGATCAAGCTTCCGTCCATGAATATCTTCGTTCCGTCGATAAGGCCGGCTTTGACGCACTGCATGACGATGCGCTCAAAGAAACCTTGGAACACCTGTTTTCCCCATCTCTTCCGCGCCTTTGAGAGGACGCTGTGATCGGGGACAGAGGAGGTAAGGGTATATCCTAAGAACCAGAGCCAGTCTAGTCTCTCCGGCACCGTCTCCATGAGTTCCCGCTCGGACCGGACATTATAGAATATCAGGAGAAGCATGAGCTTCAGAAGAACCGGGGGAGGGACGGAGACGTTGCCATTGTCTCCGTACATATCTTCAACTTCCCTGTAGATGAAGTCAAAGTCGATGAGTTCTTTCACCTTCCTTAGCGGATGGTCGGCACGGATTCTATTTTCCAGATTGATGCCATAGATAAACAGATGTTCCTGGGGAGGCTCCTTACGACCCATCATGGCTTCTATCTCCTT
The Syntrophorhabdaceae bacterium DNA segment above includes these coding regions:
- a CDS encoding IS1182 family transposase; this translates as MMGRKEPPQEHLFIYGINLENRIRADHPLRKVKELIDFDFIYREVEDMYGDNGNVSVPPPVLLKLMLLLIFYNVRSERELMETVPERLDWLWFLGYTLTSSVPDHSVLSKARKRWGKQVFQGFFERIVMQCVKAGLIDGTKIFMDGSLIDADASNNSIVDMDSLKKRLSEGYGELEKRLAEPGNGINARHISTTDPDASIVRHAGGKAKLRYKTHRAVDPLREVITAVEVTTGSVSEGRKMEALIETHEANTTMKVSTVVADSQYGSGENLLVCHDKEINPHMPVAKHLNEHIGSRRGIFPEDRFTYHKETDTYTCPAGKVLKKRTVHENKQNIEYGASKKDCSSCPLRPGCTRSRSQRTVQRPVRKDELDLVMMIATSDQAKKDLQTRQHLMERSFARSTRFRFDRARWRGLWKVAIQEYLVCAIQNIQTLIRHGGKTAEAVT